GCAGCCCAGCGCGCCCCAGAAGCTCTGGATATCAGCGGCAGGCACGGAAGCGCCGAGCGCTGCGGCGTGATTATGGCCATGGACCACGCAGGCCGAATGGCAGCCGCAGGCCGACGCCATTTTCTGCGCGGTCTCCGGCGCACGGTAATAGCCGCCGAAGGTCGCAACTGGAGACCAGTCCGGCATCGGCCGGGGCAGGGCTGGGGCGAGCGGACCATAGTCGCCCTCGCCATGAACCACCTTGCCGCCGAGAAGGGTGAGCACCGAGCGTAAGTGCACGATCTCGCTTTCGGGCACGCTGAAGAAATCATCGGAGAGGAGCGCTAGGTCCGCCAGCTGTCCGGCTTTGATCTGGCCCTTCTTGCCGACCTCGTTCGAGAACCAGGTGTTGGCGTGGGTCCACAGGCGCAGCGCAGTCTCGCGGTCAAGACGGTTGCGCGCCGGGTAGAGAGTCAGGCCGCCGAGCGTCTTGCCCGTGACCAGCCAGGAGAGGGATACCCACGGGTTGTAGCTGGCAACGCGCGTTGCATCGGTGCCTGCGCCGACGGGCAGGCCTGCCTCCAACATCCGCGTGATCGGCGGCGTCGCCTCGGCCGCTTTTGCACCATAGCGCTCGACGAAATACTCGCCCTGGAAGGCCATGCGGTGCTGCACGGCAATACCGCCGCCCAGCGCCGCGATCCGATCAATGTTGCGCTCGCTGATCGTCTCGGCATGGTCGAAGAACCAGTTGAGGCCGGTCAAGGGAATATCGCGATTTACCTTCTCGAACACATCGAGCGCCCGGCTGATGGTCTCGTCGTAGGTGGCGTGCAGCCGCCACGGCCAGCGCCGCTCGGCGAGCAGGCGGATAACCGGCTCCAGGTCCGCTTCCATGCTCGGCGGCATGTCCGGTCGGGCGACGCGGAAGTCCTCAAAGTCGGCGGCTGAATAGACCAGCATCTCGCCCGCGCCGTTGTGACGGTAGGTGTCGTCGCCATCGCCCGGCTTGATTTGCGTCGACCAGTTGGCGAAGTCCTGCAACTCTTCCTTCGGCTTCTGGGTGAAGAGGTTGTAGGCGATTCTCAGCGTCAGCTCACCGTCCTGATGCAGCTTCTCGATGATCTCATAATCATCCGGATAATTCTGGTAGCCGCCGCCGGCATCGATGACACTGGTGACGCCCAGACCATTCAACTCCCTCATAAAGTGCTTCGTCGAGTTCAGCTGATATTCGGGCAGCAGCTTGGGACCTTTGGCGAGGGTCGCATAAAGGATCGTCGCATTGGGCTGGGCGAGCAAGAGGCCGGTTGGATTGCCTGCCGCGTCACGCACGATCTCGCCGCCCGGTGGATTGGGCGTGTCCTTGGTATAACCCACTGCGC
The window above is part of the Pedomonas mirosovicensis genome. Proteins encoded here:
- a CDS encoding amidohydrolase, which codes for MIDITRRQALMGAAATALLATESFAMNSKDIIITNAKVTTLDPENPTADAVAIRDGKFLAVGSEQEVRAATAPDAITIDAKGRRLIPGLIDSHIHVIRGGLNYNMELRWEGVPTLADAMAMLKRQAENTPPPQWVRVVGGFTEHQFAEKRLPTLEEINAAAPETPVFILHLYDRALLNAAALRAVGYTKDTPNPPGGEIVRDAAGNPTGLLLAQPNATILYATLAKGPKLLPEYQLNSTKHFMRELNGLGVTSVIDAGGGYQNYPDDYEIIEKLHQDGELTLRIAYNLFTQKPKEELQDFANWSTQIKPGDGDDTYRHNGAGEMLVYSAADFEDFRVARPDMPPSMEADLEPVIRLLAERRWPWRLHATYDETISRALDVFEKVNRDIPLTGLNWFFDHAETISERNIDRIAALGGGIAVQHRMAFQGEYFVERYGAKAAEATPPITRMLEAGLPVGAGTDATRVASYNPWVSLSWLVTGKTLGGLTLYPARNRLDRETALRLWTHANTWFSNEVGKKGQIKAGQLADLALLSDDFFSVPESEIVHLRSVLTLLGGKVVHGEGDYGPLAPALPRPMPDWSPVATFGGYYRAPETAQKMASACGCHSACVVHGHNHAAALGASVPAADIQSFWGALGCGCWAV